The following proteins are encoded in a genomic region of Xenopus laevis strain J_2021 chromosome 3L, Xenopus_laevis_v10.1, whole genome shotgun sequence:
- the phlda1.L gene encoding pleckstrin homology-like domain, family A, member 1 L homeolog — protein MLESSCKVVKEGLLEKRSDGLLQLWKKKRCILTEEGLLLIPPKQLEQQQQPSQPAEPARIKELHFSNMKTVDCVERKGKYVYFTVVMTEGREIDFRCPQDQGWNAEITLQMVQYKNRQAILAVKSTRQKQQHLVQPHGHRIRSASNSA, from the coding sequence atgttgGAAAGCAGCTGTAAGGTGGTGAAGGAGGGACTGCTGGAGAAGAGGAGTGATGGCTTACTgcagctgtggaagaagaagcgCTGCATTCTCACCGAGGAAGGACTTCTGCTCATCCCTCCCAAACAGCTGGAGCAGCAGCAACAGCCAAGTCAGCCAGCCGAGCCCGCAAGGATCAAGGAGCTACACTTCTCCAACATGAAGACAGTGGACTGCGTGGAGAGGAAAGGCAAATACGTGTATTTCACGGTGGTgatgacagaggggagggagataGATTTTCGGTGCCCGCAGGACCAGGGCTGGAATGCAGAGATCACCCTGCAGATGGTGCAGTACAAGAACAGACAGGCGATACTGGCAGTGAAATCCACCCGACAGAAACAGCAGCACCTGGTCCAGCCGCATGGGCACCGCATCAGGAGCGCCTCCAACTCTGCATAG